In Anaerolineales bacterium, one DNA window encodes the following:
- a CDS encoding ATP-dependent helicase, producing MVRLLNHFTVGSLVKARGREWVVLPESEENLLVLRPLGGTDDEITGIYLPLEKVEPATFNLPDPFQVGDYRSARLLRDAVRLGFRSSAGPFRSFGRLAFDPRPYQLVPLLMALKLDPVRLLIADDVGIGKTIEAGLVARELLDRGEIERLAVLCPPALAEQWQGELRDKFHIEAELVLPSTAPKLERNLMGLDQTIFDLYPYVVISTEFIKTEKRRDDFKRTCPELVIVDEAHTCAFGQEKGRHLRYELITKLAENPKRHILLVTATPHSGKENAFRSLLTFLDEDFASLPEDLTGSENERYRKRLAGYFIQRQRADIRHYMDAETHFPDREEGESSYKLSPEYKRLFERVLEYVRESVQDLSGGLFHQRVRWWSALALLRSLASSPMAASATLRNRAATVDAETTAEADEIGRRTILDMVEDESAEGIDVAPGGDPGGEEDEAQRNRKRLLEMARIANTLAGDKDEKLKKAVEMVTDLLMDGFRPILFCRFIPTADYVAAELRQRLPKDVDVVSVTGVLPPSEREERILQLAESPKRVLVCTDCLSEGINLQDNFDAVLHYDLSWNPTRHEQREGRVDRYGQKKKIVRVLTYYGTDNQIDGVVLDVLLRKHKTIRSSLGISIPVPGNTEEVIEAIFEGLLLRSGPNVFQGYLPGFDEFIKPKKEDLYGKWEADSEREKRSRTLFAQETIKVEEVTQELHAAQAAVGSGVDVAAFTKDAFRALGAAVSGNGTMKVDLKETPQGLRDILNRDRKQMEVFEARFESPFEEGQLYLTRTHPLVEGLSSYVMESALDPLAGDRQIKIPARRCGAIRTAQVDRRTTLTLVRFRYHIVTIQGEQEKPLLAEDCQAIAFTGSPQNAEWLDTIASETLLSYLPDANINSEQAGDFVKKVVEGFDAIRPHLDEVAVQRGKELLEAHQRVRRASKIRNVTYRVEPQLPPDVIGIYVYLPMGK from the coding sequence ATGGTTAGATTGCTGAACCATTTTACAGTTGGTTCCCTGGTCAAAGCGCGTGGACGAGAGTGGGTGGTCTTGCCTGAATCGGAAGAAAATTTGCTTGTCCTCCGCCCTCTAGGGGGCACTGATGATGAAATCACGGGGATTTACCTTCCGCTAGAAAAGGTCGAACCAGCAACTTTCAACTTGCCCGACCCTTTCCAGGTTGGCGATTATCGCTCTGCCCGGCTGCTGCGTGATGCAGTTCGCCTGGGCTTTCGATCGAGTGCAGGACCATTTCGCTCATTCGGCAGGTTGGCTTTTGACCCGAGACCCTATCAGCTTGTACCTCTCCTAATGGCTCTCAAACTTGATCCGGTGCGATTGCTGATCGCTGATGATGTAGGCATCGGAAAGACTATTGAAGCCGGCCTCGTGGCACGCGAGTTACTTGATCGTGGGGAGATTGAACGCCTGGCTGTGCTCTGCCCGCCGGCGCTGGCTGAACAATGGCAGGGCGAGCTGCGTGATAAGTTCCACATCGAAGCCGAACTGGTTCTGCCAAGCACCGCTCCAAAGCTCGAAAGGAACCTGATGGGCCTAGATCAGACAATCTTTGACCTGTACCCATATGTAGTGATTTCCACAGAGTTTATCAAAACCGAAAAGCGCCGGGATGATTTCAAACGCACTTGCCCTGAGCTGGTTATTGTTGATGAAGCCCATACCTGTGCCTTCGGCCAGGAAAAGGGCCGGCATTTGCGTTACGAGCTAATCACCAAGTTGGCAGAAAATCCAAAGCGCCATATTCTCCTGGTTACTGCCACCCCCCACAGTGGTAAGGAAAATGCATTTCGCTCATTACTCACATTCCTCGATGAAGATTTTGCAAGTCTTCCGGAAGATCTAACTGGATCTGAGAACGAGCGTTACCGCAAGCGTTTAGCTGGTTATTTTATTCAAAGGCAGCGTGCAGATATCCGCCATTACATGGATGCTGAAACCCATTTCCCTGACCGAGAAGAGGGTGAATCATCCTATAAGCTGTCGCCAGAATACAAACGCTTATTCGAGCGAGTATTGGAATATGTCCGCGAATCTGTACAGGATCTAAGCGGTGGTCTATTCCACCAACGGGTGCGTTGGTGGTCGGCATTGGCATTGTTGCGTTCGCTAGCTTCCAGCCCAATGGCTGCTTCTGCCACCCTCCGCAATCGGGCAGCAACGGTGGATGCTGAGACAACTGCAGAGGCTGATGAGATCGGTAGACGAACCATTCTCGATATGGTTGAAGATGAGAGTGCTGAAGGCATCGATGTAGCTCCAGGTGGCGATCCGGGTGGCGAGGAAGACGAAGCTCAACGCAACCGTAAGCGATTGCTCGAAATGGCGCGGATTGCTAACACCTTGGCAGGTGATAAGGATGAGAAACTAAAAAAAGCCGTCGAAATGGTCACAGACCTTTTGATGGATGGTTTCCGACCAATCCTGTTCTGCCGCTTTATTCCCACAGCGGATTATGTAGCAGCAGAGCTGCGGCAGCGATTACCGAAAGATGTGGATGTTGTTTCGGTAACCGGTGTGCTCCCGCCATCCGAGCGTGAAGAACGCATCCTTCAGCTGGCTGAATCTCCAAAACGGGTTCTGGTCTGCACGGATTGTTTGAGTGAGGGCATCAACTTGCAGGACAACTTTGATGCTGTGCTGCATTACGACCTTTCATGGAACCCCACTCGTCACGAACAACGGGAAGGAAGAGTGGATCGTTATGGGCAGAAGAAAAAGATTGTTCGCGTTCTGACGTATTATGGCACTGATAATCAGATTGATGGCGTAGTTTTGGACGTGCTGCTTCGAAAACACAAAACCATCCGCAGCTCACTTGGAATATCGATACCTGTGCCGGGGAATACAGAAGAGGTGATCGAAGCCATTTTCGAGGGATTATTGTTACGTTCCGGTCCGAATGTATTTCAGGGTTACCTTCCCGGTTTTGATGAATTCATTAAACCGAAAAAGGAAGACTTGTACGGAAAATGGGAAGCTGATTCTGAGCGTGAAAAACGCTCCCGTACCCTGTTTGCCCAGGAGACCATCAAGGTGGAGGAAGTCACCCAGGAGCTGCATGCTGCTCAAGCAGCAGTCGGCTCAGGTGTGGATGTGGCCGCATTCACGAAGGATGCTTTTCGCGCCTTGGGGGCGGCTGTCAGCGGTAACGGAACGATGAAGGTGGACCTGAAGGAAACCCCCCAAGGACTGCGGGATATCCTCAATCGAGATCGAAAACAAATGGAAGTATTTGAGGCGCGGTTTGAATCACCATTCGAAGAAGGTCAGTTGTATCTCACACGCACTCACCCCTTGGTGGAGGGTCTATCAAGTTATGTTATGGAATCTGCCCTGGATCCATTGGCAGGTGATCGTCAGATCAAAATTCCTGCCCGTCGTTGTGGAGCTATCCGCACAGCTCAGGTTGACCGGCGGACAACGCTGACCCTGGTGCGTTTCCGCTATCATATTGTAACCATCCAAGGAGAACAAGAAAAACCGCTGCTGGCGGAAGATTGCCAGGCAATCGCGTTCACCGGCTCACCCCAAAACGCAGAATGGTTGGACACGATTGCATCAGAAACCCTATTGAGTTACCTGCCAGACGCAAATATCAACTCAGAACAAGCCGGTGATTTCGTCAAGAAAGTTGTGGAGGGGTTTGATGCTATTCGCCCACACCTGGATGAGGTAGCCGTGCAGCGAGGGAAGGAATTACTGGAAGCTCACCAACGCGTACGGAGAGCATCCAAGATCCGAAATGTGACCTATCGGGTCGAGCCTCAGCTCCCGCCAGATGTTATAGGGATTTATGTTTATTTACCAATGGGAAAGTAG
- a CDS encoding type II DNA modification enzyme, translating into MQTRSRNIFTSIHTEGSLLPPDLLQRVLSGDKELGGLAPADYHLAESEKLNEAINRSWNRLQGAWAAFQTSRNRLSKGDPGTTLTRERWLLPLFQELNYGRLAVTKAIEIEGKPYPISHGWEKVPIHLVGCGVDLDSRTTGVAGASRSSPHSLVQELLNVSDEHLWGIVSNGLRLRILRDNLSLTRQAFLEFDLEELFEGEIYSDFVLLWLFCHQSRFETIEGKTEGCWLEKWSKAASERGTRALDQLRNGVEEAITALGCGFLAHPHNQALRKNLHSGELDVQDFYRQLLRQVYRLIFLFVAEDRDLLLDPQAETTARDRYMRYYSTARLRHLAERRRSGRHADLWQMFNLVTDILGGKGKLNRPLLGLGLPVLNGFLFSDKALPDLEASQIDNQSLLNAVRSLAFTTEGSSRRAVDYKNLGPEELGSVYESLLELHPIINSDAGTFELTSASGHERKTTGSYYTPSSLIQVLLDSALNPVIEQAIKNAGQASEAQQAALLDLKVCDPACGSGHFLIAAANRIARRVAQIQSGGDEPPPIVLRSALRQVIAHCIYAVDVNPMAVELCKVSLWLESIEPGKPLSFLDAHIQCGDSLVGVSPGLDIREIPDEAFDPAFGDDKTTAAALKKRNKRERGGQLGFRWKVTELTSDEDLVTWMAQKAKSVDSLPEDSVDQVQSKADSYHSMLSDHQYQQKKLEYDLWIAAFFWFTPKNDAEHMIAPTQQELVMFRSGRSLERTLVEKVRHMSEELHFFHWELVFPHVFNKENPGFDCVLGNPPWERIKLQEQEFFASSDHEIARAPNKTARQKLIDSLPINNPALASAFVDAKHVADASSKFVRSSSRFPLTGIGDVNTYALFSETIRIILSSGGRAGFIVPSGLAIDNTTKDFFGSLVSCQSLESFFEFENEGFFSGAGQGHMIRFALTTIVGKNQKVDKTRFLFQGKRIADLSDIRRVFSLSPKDIYQVNPNTKTCPIFQTHQDAEITKTIYSHIPVLMLDSDIELESTNPWGIRFLRMFDSANDSDLFKTKNDLITNGYALNENYFLRNSEIFIPLYEAKMVYIYNHRHGDFSDAPFGERIHVLPIIRDEKLHDVDYLTFPYYWVNENAVRKILHERNWTHKWLMGWRDVTDARASARTLIASVIPYSGVSDKFLLILPGVKVNLLVALIGNLCTIISDYIARQKVGGLHFKYFTMKQIPILPPNVYTSTDFGFIKPRVLELVYTANDLKPFAEDLGYTGEPFPWNEERRALLQAEMDVYYAKLYGLNHKQLRYILDPADLTSRELEHILDPWEEVKNPLDPAGYKYRCEGSDFPGETFRVLKDKEIRQFGEYRTRRLVLEAWNRLEGVEPAVPTITPTVQMQTANIFLQEEELGPIPKATPAIVPPPVEEKPEPEQLQPGLIDFSVYRCLKCDKMVLGYEKENHSRDVHQGRPPEWKKIR; encoded by the coding sequence ATGCAAACCCGTTCACGCAATATCTTCACCTCAATCCATACCGAAGGGTCTCTACTTCCTCCCGATCTGCTTCAGCGCGTCTTATCCGGTGATAAAGAGCTGGGTGGTCTTGCCCCAGCCGATTATCATCTTGCTGAAAGTGAGAAGCTCAACGAGGCCATAAACCGCTCCTGGAACCGCCTACAGGGAGCGTGGGCAGCGTTCCAGACCAGCAGGAACCGCTTGAGTAAAGGTGACCCGGGTACTACCCTGACACGTGAGCGCTGGCTATTACCCCTCTTCCAAGAATTGAATTACGGACGATTGGCAGTAACAAAGGCTATAGAGATTGAGGGTAAACCCTATCCTATCTCGCATGGTTGGGAAAAAGTACCTATTCATTTAGTAGGATGTGGGGTTGATCTTGATAGCCGAACGACTGGAGTAGCAGGGGCATCACGCTCCAGCCCGCACAGCCTGGTACAGGAGCTGCTCAATGTATCAGACGAACACCTATGGGGGATCGTCTCTAATGGTTTACGGTTGCGAATCCTACGAGATAATTTAAGCCTGACCCGCCAGGCTTTCCTGGAATTTGATTTGGAAGAACTGTTTGAAGGGGAAATTTATTCAGATTTTGTGCTGCTGTGGCTGTTCTGTCATCAATCCCGATTTGAAACGATCGAAGGCAAAACTGAAGGATGCTGGTTAGAAAAATGGTCGAAGGCTGCCTCGGAACGTGGCACGCGTGCCTTAGATCAATTGCGCAATGGTGTAGAAGAAGCAATAACCGCATTGGGTTGCGGTTTTCTCGCCCATCCGCATAACCAGGCATTACGCAAGAATCTTCATTCTGGAGAATTGGATGTTCAGGATTTTTACCGCCAACTTCTGCGCCAGGTCTATCGCTTGATATTCCTATTTGTTGCTGAAGACCGCGATCTATTACTCGACCCCCAGGCTGAAACGACAGCTCGTGATCGCTATATGCGCTACTATTCAACTGCACGCTTGCGCCACCTGGCTGAAAGGCGGCGATCCGGAAGGCATGCTGATCTATGGCAGATGTTTAATCTCGTGACAGATATTCTTGGGGGTAAGGGAAAATTAAACAGACCACTACTTGGATTAGGTTTACCTGTGTTGAACGGCTTTCTCTTTTCGGATAAAGCTCTGCCTGACCTGGAGGCCAGCCAGATAGACAATCAATCATTATTAAATGCCGTTCGATCTTTGGCGTTTACGACAGAAGGTAGTAGCCGTCGGGCTGTTGATTATAAAAACCTGGGACCTGAGGAGTTGGGCAGCGTGTATGAGTCTCTGCTCGAGCTGCATCCAATTATAAACAGTGATGCCGGCACCTTCGAGCTAACCAGCGCATCTGGCCACGAGCGCAAGACCACCGGCAGCTATTACACCCCTTCCAGCTTGATCCAGGTGCTGCTCGATTCAGCCCTCAACCCGGTGATCGAGCAAGCCATTAAGAACGCCGGTCAAGCAAGCGAAGCTCAACAGGCTGCACTGCTTGATCTCAAAGTCTGTGACCCTGCCTGCGGGTCGGGTCATTTCCTGATCGCGGCAGCTAACCGCATTGCTCGCCGGGTGGCGCAGATCCAATCGGGAGGTGATGAACCACCACCTATTGTCTTGCGCAGTGCCCTGCGCCAGGTGATTGCCCACTGTATTTACGCAGTGGATGTAAACCCGATGGCGGTCGAGTTGTGCAAGGTCAGTTTATGGCTAGAATCGATCGAACCAGGCAAACCGCTCTCGTTCTTGGACGCACATATCCAATGCGGTGATAGCCTGGTGGGCGTATCACCCGGGTTGGATATCCGTGAGATCCCTGATGAAGCCTTCGATCCAGCCTTTGGAGATGATAAAACCACCGCTGCAGCTTTAAAAAAACGCAATAAACGTGAGAGAGGCGGGCAGCTGGGATTCCGCTGGAAAGTGACTGAATTGACATCCGATGAAGACCTAGTAACTTGGATGGCACAAAAGGCAAAATCGGTTGATTCATTACCCGAAGACTCCGTCGATCAAGTGCAATCAAAAGCTGATTCTTATCATTCTATGCTTTCTGACCATCAATACCAACAGAAAAAGCTGGAATATGACCTGTGGATAGCAGCTTTTTTCTGGTTCACTCCTAAGAACGATGCGGAGCACATGATCGCCCCCACCCAACAAGAACTGGTCATGTTTCGATCAGGTCGGAGTTTGGAAAGAACATTGGTTGAAAAAGTACGGCATATGTCGGAGGAATTACATTTCTTCCATTGGGAACTGGTATTCCCACATGTGTTTAACAAGGAAAACCCTGGTTTCGATTGTGTCTTGGGCAATCCTCCCTGGGAGCGAATTAAACTTCAGGAGCAAGAATTTTTCGCCTCTTCCGACCATGAAATTGCTAGAGCTCCCAATAAGACTGCTCGTCAGAAATTAATTGATTCGTTACCCATTAATAATCCTGCGCTTGCATCTGCTTTCGTGGATGCTAAGCATGTAGCAGATGCTTCATCAAAATTCGTACGTAGCAGTAGTCGTTTCCCATTAACAGGTATTGGAGATGTGAATACATATGCATTATTTTCTGAGACTATTAGAATTATTTTATCTAGTGGGGGTCGTGCTGGTTTCATTGTTCCATCCGGACTTGCAATTGATAATACAACAAAGGACTTTTTTGGTTCTTTAGTTTCCTGTCAATCATTGGAAAGTTTTTTTGAATTTGAAAATGAAGGCTTTTTTTCTGGTGCAGGGCAAGGACACATGATACGCTTTGCTCTAACTACAATTGTGGGTAAAAATCAAAAAGTAGATAAAACCCGTTTTCTATTTCAGGGTAAAAGAATTGCTGACCTTAGTGATATCAGACGTGTATTTAGCCTTTCGCCTAAAGACATTTACCAAGTCAATCCGAATACCAAAACCTGTCCGATTTTCCAGACACATCAAGATGCCGAAATTACTAAAACAATATATTCGCATATTCCTGTATTGATGCTTGATTCTGATATTGAGCTTGAATCAACAAATCCTTGGGGAATTCGATTTTTGCGTATGTTTGATAGTGCAAACGATTCTGATTTATTTAAAACGAAGAATGATCTTATTACTAATGGTTATGCACTAAACGAAAATTATTTCTTGAGAAATAGTGAGATTTTTATTCCACTATATGAAGCCAAAATGGTCTATATCTATAATCATCGTCACGGCGACTTTAGTGACGCACCATTTGGTGAACGAATTCATGTATTGCCAATAATCCGCGATGAAAAACTACATGATGTAGATTATTTGACATTCCCATATTATTGGGTCAATGAGAATGCTGTAAGAAAAATTCTACATGAAAGAAATTGGACCCATAAATGGTTAATGGGTTGGCGAGATGTAACTGATGCTCGTGCAAGTGCTAGAACTCTAATTGCGAGTGTAATTCCTTATTCTGGTGTAAGTGATAAGTTTTTGTTAATTCTCCCTGGTGTTAAGGTTAATTTGCTGGTCGCATTAATTGGTAATCTATGCACTATCATATCTGATTATATTGCAAGGCAAAAAGTGGGAGGACTACATTTCAAATATTTTACTATGAAGCAAATCCCAATTCTTCCACCAAATGTCTACACATCTACAGACTTTGGCTTTATTAAACCACGGGTTCTTGAACTAGTTTACACAGCTAATGACCTAAAACCTTTTGCTGAAGATTTGGGTTACACAGGTGAGCCATTCCCTTGGAATGAAGAACGACGTGCCTTATTACAAGCTGAAATGGATGTCTACTATGCTAAACTTTATGGATTAAACCATAAGCAATTGCGCTACATTCTCGATCCAGCGGATCTGACATCTCGTGAGCTAGAGCATATTCTTGATCCCTGGGAAGAAGTAAAAAATCCATTAGATCCCGCAGGGTATAAATATCGCTGCGAAGGCAGTGATTTCCCCGGCGAAACCTTCCGGGTGCTTAAAGATAAGGAAATACGTCAGTTTGGTGAATACCGTACACGGCGGTTGGTGCTGGAGGCATGGAACCGGCTTGAGGGGGTAGAGCCGGCAGTACCGACTATTACCCCAACTGTACAGATGCAAACGGCGAATATCTTTCTCCAGGAGGAGGAATTAGGTCCAATCCCAAAAGCCACCCCAGCCATTGTTCCCCCGCCCGTGGAAGAAAAACCAGAACCTGAGCAGCTCCAACCTGGCTTGATCGACTTCAGCGTTTATAGGTGCCTGAAGTGCGACAAGATGGTTTTGGGATATGAGAAGGAGAACCATTCTCGGGATGTACATCAAGGAAGACCGCCTGAGTGGAAGAAGATAAGGTAA